The Porites lutea chromosome 7, jaPorLute2.1, whole genome shotgun sequence genome includes the window GTATATTACATGCGTAGCACGCTTGTTTCGCCTCATAGCTTAAAGAACGACGTATATTACATGTGTAGCGCACTTTTTTCACCTCATGGCTTTAAGAACTACGTATATTACATGTGTAGCCCACTTGTTTCGCCTTATGGCttaaagatatttataagtCCGTCGCGAGCTGACTTCCGGTGATTCCGATCGACTCTTGCCAGGACGAACTGTCTCCATCGGGATCCGATCGAGTCTGTTTGCCAATATCAGGGCGTAAGGAGCTACCCTAGCTCTTTACGCCCTGGCCAATATCTTCAACCCTCGCTCGCTCCTGTTAACTTCTTACTTCCGGTACCACTGATCAAGCGCCTTGCGcccatttccggttccggtggCGATCTGACTTAATCCCCTTGAAGACAACCCGACTCACGCCGAGtgtattggacatgtgtgcacgaagaaactgaaaaccaaATTGGAAACCATCAACCACATGGGACACCGAATCCGAAAAAccgctttcttgttttgttcaaaaaccgtaaaccagatgctaaaaaaaaaaaaaaagcaaaccgCAATGCACATCAAACCTAAAACTATTCATTATTCGCACTATGCGAGCGGAAGGCTAGGGTattaattatttctattttaatttttcaaaggtAATACTGACATCTTACATTGCTATATTACGTCATGTAGGCGTGTTCCTAGCTTTCAATTTTACTCTCATAATATCAATATTATCTAATTTCTAGTCAACTATACGTTCTTTTAATTATAAGCGTTAATTATAAACGAACTGTCTCCATCGGATCCGATCGAGTCTGTTTGCCAATATCAGGGCGTAAGGAGCTACCCTAGCTCTTTACGCCCTGGCCAATATCTTCAACCCTCGCTCGCTCCTGTTAACTTCTTACTTCCGGTACCACTGATCAAGCGCCTTGCGcccatttccggttccggtggCGATCTGACTTAATCCCCTTGAAGACAACCCGACTCACGCCGAGtgtattggacatgtgtgcacgaagaaactgaaaaccaaATTGGAAACCATCAACCACATGGGACACCGAATCCGAAAAAccgctttcttgttttgttcaaaaaccgtaaaccagatgctaaaaaaaaaaaaaaaaagcaaaccgCAATGCACATCAAACCTAAAACTATTCATTATTCGCACTATGCGAGCGGAAGGCTAGGGTattaattatttctattttaattttcattttcatttatacGTTCTTTTAATTATAAGCGTCTGAAAAATGCTGGTGACATTGTCAATCCCGAGACGCTGTACTGAGAGCACGAACCTTTTTCATGATCTTGGGTGACCaattgatcattttttgacgatttaaaaaatgaaatcccCAGAAGCCCAACTTCAACAAATGATGGAACAGCTCAAGGCAAGAAGTAAAACAGAAGTGATCCTTGAATCAGGATTTTTTGCTCTCATTCTCTCCATTTTATTTGTTGGAAATTTCACAACACTCCTGATCATGATTCTGAACCGTCACATGCGAACAATTCCAAATATGCTTGTTGCATCGCTCGCTGTTTCAGACTTTGGCTTGGGAGCTCTCTGTTCTGGTCCTTTGGGTCTTTTAGCGATATCAACATCCGACTGGCCTTTTAACGATGCAACTTGTCAATACCAAGGGTACATAGCCATAACCATGGCCGTTGCCTCCACACAAACGCTGACCATCATGGCAGTGAACAGGTACTTCCGAATTGTGAATCAACGTAAGTACCGTCGCTTTTtcactaagaaaaaaactacGATCATAATCATAGTATCTTGGCTCTATTCCCTGTTTACTCCTTTGCCTTACGTACTCAGCGGGCATAAAATGATCTTTCATCCATCCAAGTTTTTCTGCTACCTTCAAGTCAATAGTGGGCCATTCACGGCGTTCTTGGTGACTGTCAACGTGGGTATTCCATCCAATGTCATCTTTTATTGCTACCTAAAAATCTTTAAATCTGTTGGCAACCACAGCAATAATTTTCAGTCAAGTAGACATGGAACCAGCAGGGCTGTAAAAGTGAAAGATATCAAGATTGCTCGCACGCTATTTGCGATAGTAATATTCTTTACTCTGTGTTGGACCCCTGTTTTGTTGATAGACGTCGTGGACACAATAAGAGGACGTTGGAGCTTTCCTCGCGAGGCCTACTTAGCATACAGCTTTTTGATCACAATAAGCAGTGCTCTGAATCCGGTCATATACGGTGTAATGAATAAGAACTTTCAGAAGGAATATCTCAAGATTTTACGCTGCAGCCACTGCCGTACACAAGTGGCCGTAGAACCTTTCTTAGTGGAGGGAAGATCTAGAACAACAACATTCAGTGAAAATTCCCTAAGAGTtcgcaaaaaggaaaatttgaacgAAGAAAGAATGTAAAATTACTATAAATTGTAATGTCATACCATCATGGAAATGCTGGTTAGATATGAAGCAATTAAGATATTGTATTTTGCGCACTTTTAACATAATTAGTGGGCTTATAAACGACATTAGAATTTCAACCGCTACAGAACACAATTTCTTCTGACCAAAGTGAACACTTTTTCCCTCGGCtcagaaatttcatttgtatgacgtcacactttagtactctattcaggactacacttGCCCCGACAATCATGCTCAACCTTCGCtgtgttcaaacctttcactgtTTTGCATATTATGTTAGTcactttttgctaattaaaaaataaagcaagagATCAAAGGATTACAATACTAAACTAAACATTTTTATCCTTTTGGGTAAAGGTGatcaacaataaaaacattaattttaagttttaaagttattttcacCATCAAcaaatggataaaaaaaatagttaaaatagCCACTAAACTAATCGTGGttaaaaacagaagaaatagaattttacaagttttattcgATACAACTTACATGGCTTTATTTACACATGAGGCTTTCAATAAAACTTCTGGTCGCCTGGAAAAAAcacagtatttttttaacttttcattaTGCACCTCAGAATTGTACATATAAATTACAAGGAAGAAGAATTATTTTGTTCTGCAGAATTACTGCTAAAACGTCTGAATCTGTGTTCGCTTACATTCTTTGTCTCATAGTCATGGCCTCTtttgtctttactcttatcttcttcttcttttgatgCTTCAGTGTCAAGCGATCTGTCACTGCCTTGGTCACGGTCGCAGGCCTTATCTTGCGTACGGCCACGATCACTTCTTCTATCTCTGTCACGTTCACTGTGGTCGTCACGATATTTGTAACGATCCTTATCACGTGGTTTATCATCGCGAATCTTCCTTGTCTGATTGCGTTCTCGATTCTTTTCCTTCGTCTTGACATCTTTgcttttatctttttctaagaataataattaacgaaaaagcaaaaattgaaACGACAGCATATTGCAGTTGGAAAACAGTCTTGTGTAGACTTGGTTTTTTGGGGTAGTAAATTATCTTTTTGTTCAGTTGTATTCACACGAGGAAGGGTGATGTATTTtcatagcaaaacaaaattaaatacagAGAGTAATCGTAGCTAGTCCCGACACTATCGTTTTAACACGCCTTCCGTGTATCACGTATCAGAGGATTTCCAAACGTAAAGTCGTAGGGACTTTAATTTTCCCCCACGTAAAAGTACGGcttaagaggtttcatttgattaGTATCATCATAGAAGTGTTTCCACAAacacaaaagttagaactacatacaaaATAAATAGTAACATgcgaaagtactgctgaagaagtttcacttgaatggtaacatcataggCGTTTAACCACAGACTCAGAATTAAAGTTAAACACACCATCCCAGACCTTATTACTCAATCTGAGACTGAACGGCTAAAGAACGTACCCGATGCAATAGTGTCCCTTGTTGATCGTGGGTCAGCTCCCAAATGACCTTTTCTTGGCGGCTGGTACAGTGCACGATCGGGACGATCCTAAAACCGACAAAAGACAGAAACAGTATATGTAATCAATTGGTGACAAGTGCAATTTTGGAAACAATAGAGAGGTTTaaaatcacgtttacggcaaacgtaaaattgtaccacgtga containing:
- the LOC140943982 gene encoding melatonin receptor type 1B-like, encoding MKSPEAQLQQMMEQLKARSKTEVILESGFFALILSILFVGNFTTLLIMILNRHMRTIPNMLVASLAVSDFGLGALCSGPLGLLAISTSDWPFNDATCQYQGYIAITMAVASTQTLTIMAVNRYFRIVNQRKYRRFFTKKKTTIIIIVSWLYSLFTPLPYVLSGHKMIFHPSKFFCYLQVNSGPFTAFLVTVNVGIPSNVIFYCYLKIFKSVGNHSNNFQSSRHGTSRAVKVKDIKIARTLFAIVIFFTLCWTPVLLIDVVDTIRGRWSFPREAYLAYSFLITISSALNPVIYGVMNKNFQKEYLKILRCSHCRTQVAVEPFLVEGRSRTTTFSENSLRVRKKENLNEERM